A genomic segment from Conger conger chromosome 2, fConCon1.1, whole genome shotgun sequence encodes:
- the pecam1b gene encoding platelet endothelial cell adhesion molecule isoform X6, with translation MWAAQLPPLRMGLQPLLLLLLLATSLVSPTRVQDAEPRPVFLIDSVKLKVLPGHNVGSGTNVTLQCVPKITSGTGKAPSYQSIFYRDGDLVFTQNSTTASLLHIPGARVANSGSYSCVVSGYGMRKESKSETLSVTGLQTPVLILNKSFVTEGEEVTVSCSAPEELGKFFFYFYEESKEVTKVQASTNWAKAPLIFSSQGNKSLHCDYVVVLHPGSMRSNQSKTVNVFVQELSIRPSIEIQPSTNVIEGDILNITCKVIGSLYESVNVYVSKDNKLLQTGLGRSVFSKKMLSDDSGTYECKLQMGNLLKTVNSSVVVSELFSKPVLTMHPKEVFEKEPFSLACNSLNISTLRIQENNVKYSIFKNGKILTLGTFHGKYNRRADTSLNGNYTCYAVAHMIRKTSNTIVFKAKVLVSKPLMKVSGNVIVGKNLSIQCHCENGSLPISYTLLNKKVPVHPVMTVWQPNDTALFNVTIRRKEDIKNFTCEAENNGYSSKKESDVLNVTVIEPVSKPNLLIMPYLGDVTEGEDLYLQCTVKDGSPPITFEWYRDGLDQPLYSTKSKGRSESYRLGRATSNHSSSYHCKADNQAKEEMLSKAGTINVRLARWKKILIGVFCIVLLVSLIGFGCYRYRVKRGKRESATELSVKPSSPKSEDSLTVSLAHSTEVYNADKGAAPHFDSTEGRAANGTRDSVASLPANNSNRSSYSSPATG, from the exons ATGTGGGCCGCCCAGCTGCCCCCTCTCAGAATGGGCCTCCAgcctctgctcctgctcctgctcctggccACCT cTCTTGTTTCGCCAACCCGAGTGCAAGATGCTGAGCCTCGGCCTG TTTTCTTAATAGACAGTGTCAAGCTCAAGGTTTTGCCTGGACACAACGTGGGGAGTGGCACCAATGTGACACTACAGTGTGTCCCAAAAATCACCTCTGGCACAGGGAAAGCCCCGAGCTACCAGTCCATCTTCTACAGGGACGGTGATCTGGTATTCACCCAAAACTCCACCACAGCAAGCCTGCTGCATATACCAGGGGCCAGAGTGGCTAACTCTGGATCGTACTCATGCGTTGTGTCTGGGTATGGAATGCGCAAGGAAAGCAAGTCTGAAACGTTGAGTGTCACAG GCTTGCAGACCCCGGTTCTCATCCTCAACAAGAGCTTTGTAACTGAGGGGGAAGAGGTGACGGTCTCCTGCAGTGCCCCTGAGGAACTTGGCAAGTTCTTCTTCTACTTTTACGAAGAGTCGAAGGAAGTTACAAAAGTACAAGCCTCCACCAACTGGGCAAAGGCACCGCtcattttttcttcacaagGAAATAAGAGCTTGCACTGTGACTATGTTGTCGTCCTGCACCCAGGTTCTATGCGTTCAAACCAAAGCAAGacagtaaatgtttttgtgcagG AGCTATCCATCAGACCCTCAATTGAGATACAGCCTAGCACAAATGTCATTGAAGGAGACATTCTGAACATCACATGTAAGGTCATCGGCTCACTTTACGAATCCGTCAATGTGTATGTGTCCAAGGACAATAAGCTGTTGCAAACGGGATTAGGCAGAAGTGTCTTTTCAAAGAAAATGCTGTCTGACGACTCGGGGACGTATGAgtgtaaattacagatgggaaATTTGCTGAAAACAGTCAACAGTTCTGTCGTGGTTTCAG AACTGTTTTCAAAGCCAGTTTTGACAATGCACCCCAAGGAGGTGTTTGAAAAGGAGCCCTTCTCATTAGCCTGTAACAGTCTCAATATCTCCACTCTAAGGATCCAagaaaataatgtgaaatacAGCATTTTTAAGAATGGCAAGATTCTAACACTAGGAACTTTTCATGGAAAATACAATCGTCGAGCAGATACCTCCCTCAATGGAAATTACACCTGCTATGCAGTAGCCCATATGATACGAAAAACTAGCAACACTATAGTGTTCAAAGCAAAAG TCCTCGTCTCCAAGCCATTAATGAAGGTCTCTGGAAACGTTATTGTGGGGAAGAATCTCTCGATCCAATGCCACTGTGAGAATGGCAGCCTGCCCATCAGTTACACCCTATTGAACAAAAAAGTACCAGTGCACCCTGTCATGACAGTATGGCAGCCCAACGACACTGCTTTGTTCAATGTCACCATAAGGAGGAAGGAGGACATTAAGAATTTCACCTGTGAGGCCGAGAACAATGGCTACTCTTCGAAGAAGGAGAGTGATGTGCTCAACGTTACAGTCATAG AACCTGTGTCAAAACCAAACCTGCTCATTATGCCATACTTGGGGGATGTCACCGAGGGAGAGGATCTGTACCTTCAGTGCACTGTCAAAGACGGCTCTCCCCCAATCACCTTCGAGTGGTACCGCGATGGATTGGACCAGCCCCTGTACTCCACGAAGTCAAAGGGGAGGTCTGAATCGTATCGTTTGGGTCGAGCAACGAGTAATCACAGCAGCTCGTATCACTGCAAGGCTGACAACCAGGCCAAAGAAGAAATGCTGAGCAAGGCGGGCACCATCAACG TGAGACTGGCCAGGTGGAAGAAGATCCTGATTGGTGTCTTCTGCATTGTACTTCTGGTGTCCTTGATCGGCTTTGGGTGCTATCGATACAGGGtcaagagag GTAAAAGGGAGTCTGCCACAGAGCTGTCAGT AAAGCCTTCGAGCCCTAAATCAGAGGACTCTCTCACTGTGAGTCTTGCCCACAGCACGGAAGTATATAACGCTGACAAAG GCGCAGCGCCCCACTTTGACAGCACGGAGGGGAGAGCGGCCAATGGGACACGAGATAGTGTGGCATCACTTCCtgccaacaacagcaacaggaGCAGCTACAGTAGCCCAGCCACAGGCTAG
- the pecam1b gene encoding platelet endothelial cell adhesion molecule isoform X1 — MWAAQLPPLRMGLQPLLLLLLLATSLVSPTRVQDAEPRPVFLIDSVKLKVLPGHNVGSGTNVTLQCVPKITSGTGKAPSYQSIFYRDGDLVFTQNSTTASLLHIPGARVANSGSYSCVVSGYGMRKESKSETLSVTGLQTPVLILNKSFVTEGEEVTVSCSAPEELGKFFFYFYEESKEVTKVQASTNWAKAPLIFSSQGNKSLHCDYVVVLHPGSMRSNQSKTVNVFVQELSIRPSIEIQPSTNVIEGDILNITCKVIGSLYESVNVYVSKDNKLLQTGLGRSVFSKKMLSDDSGTYECKLQMGNLLKTVNSSVVVSELFSKPVLTMHPKEVFEKEPFSLACNSLNISTLRIQENNVKYSIFKNGKILTLGTFHGKYNRRADTSLNGNYTCYAVAHMIRKTSNTIVFKAKVLVSKPLMKVSGNVIVGKNLSIQCHCENGSLPISYTLLNKKVPVHPVMTVWQPNDTALFNVTIRRKEDIKNFTCEAENNGYSSKKESDVLNVTVIEPVSKPNLLIMPYLGDVTEGEDLYLQCTVKDGSPPITFEWYRDGLDQPLYSTKSKGRSESYRLGRATSNHSSSYHCKADNQAKEEMLSKAGTINVRLARWKKILIGVFCIVLLVSLIGFGCYRYRVKRGKRESATELSVKPSSPKSEDSLTVSLAHSTEVYNADKDSGDARGRSVWSERESHSDNDEQSSEEAPKEPDVEYTEVVHPQPADSSRAPVRKGTDTVYTELQNSPQDVTDHSGYQGSVEYAQLNHDLPEPVEAV, encoded by the exons ATGTGGGCCGCCCAGCTGCCCCCTCTCAGAATGGGCCTCCAgcctctgctcctgctcctgctcctggccACCT cTCTTGTTTCGCCAACCCGAGTGCAAGATGCTGAGCCTCGGCCTG TTTTCTTAATAGACAGTGTCAAGCTCAAGGTTTTGCCTGGACACAACGTGGGGAGTGGCACCAATGTGACACTACAGTGTGTCCCAAAAATCACCTCTGGCACAGGGAAAGCCCCGAGCTACCAGTCCATCTTCTACAGGGACGGTGATCTGGTATTCACCCAAAACTCCACCACAGCAAGCCTGCTGCATATACCAGGGGCCAGAGTGGCTAACTCTGGATCGTACTCATGCGTTGTGTCTGGGTATGGAATGCGCAAGGAAAGCAAGTCTGAAACGTTGAGTGTCACAG GCTTGCAGACCCCGGTTCTCATCCTCAACAAGAGCTTTGTAACTGAGGGGGAAGAGGTGACGGTCTCCTGCAGTGCCCCTGAGGAACTTGGCAAGTTCTTCTTCTACTTTTACGAAGAGTCGAAGGAAGTTACAAAAGTACAAGCCTCCACCAACTGGGCAAAGGCACCGCtcattttttcttcacaagGAAATAAGAGCTTGCACTGTGACTATGTTGTCGTCCTGCACCCAGGTTCTATGCGTTCAAACCAAAGCAAGacagtaaatgtttttgtgcagG AGCTATCCATCAGACCCTCAATTGAGATACAGCCTAGCACAAATGTCATTGAAGGAGACATTCTGAACATCACATGTAAGGTCATCGGCTCACTTTACGAATCCGTCAATGTGTATGTGTCCAAGGACAATAAGCTGTTGCAAACGGGATTAGGCAGAAGTGTCTTTTCAAAGAAAATGCTGTCTGACGACTCGGGGACGTATGAgtgtaaattacagatgggaaATTTGCTGAAAACAGTCAACAGTTCTGTCGTGGTTTCAG AACTGTTTTCAAAGCCAGTTTTGACAATGCACCCCAAGGAGGTGTTTGAAAAGGAGCCCTTCTCATTAGCCTGTAACAGTCTCAATATCTCCACTCTAAGGATCCAagaaaataatgtgaaatacAGCATTTTTAAGAATGGCAAGATTCTAACACTAGGAACTTTTCATGGAAAATACAATCGTCGAGCAGATACCTCCCTCAATGGAAATTACACCTGCTATGCAGTAGCCCATATGATACGAAAAACTAGCAACACTATAGTGTTCAAAGCAAAAG TCCTCGTCTCCAAGCCATTAATGAAGGTCTCTGGAAACGTTATTGTGGGGAAGAATCTCTCGATCCAATGCCACTGTGAGAATGGCAGCCTGCCCATCAGTTACACCCTATTGAACAAAAAAGTACCAGTGCACCCTGTCATGACAGTATGGCAGCCCAACGACACTGCTTTGTTCAATGTCACCATAAGGAGGAAGGAGGACATTAAGAATTTCACCTGTGAGGCCGAGAACAATGGCTACTCTTCGAAGAAGGAGAGTGATGTGCTCAACGTTACAGTCATAG AACCTGTGTCAAAACCAAACCTGCTCATTATGCCATACTTGGGGGATGTCACCGAGGGAGAGGATCTGTACCTTCAGTGCACTGTCAAAGACGGCTCTCCCCCAATCACCTTCGAGTGGTACCGCGATGGATTGGACCAGCCCCTGTACTCCACGAAGTCAAAGGGGAGGTCTGAATCGTATCGTTTGGGTCGAGCAACGAGTAATCACAGCAGCTCGTATCACTGCAAGGCTGACAACCAGGCCAAAGAAGAAATGCTGAGCAAGGCGGGCACCATCAACG TGAGACTGGCCAGGTGGAAGAAGATCCTGATTGGTGTCTTCTGCATTGTACTTCTGGTGTCCTTGATCGGCTTTGGGTGCTATCGATACAGGGtcaagagag GTAAAAGGGAGTCTGCCACAGAGCTGTCAGT AAAGCCTTCGAGCCCTAAATCAGAGGACTCTCTCACTGTGAGTCTTGCCCACAGCACGGAAGTATATAACGCTGACAAAG ACAGCGGCGATGCTAGGGGAAGGAGCGTCTGGAGCGAGAGGGAGTCGCACTCTG ACAACGATGAGCAGAGCAGCGAGGAGGCACCGAAGGAGCCTGATGTGGAGTACACCGAGGTGGTCCATCCTCAGCCTGCAGACAGCTCACGAG CTCCAGTGAGGAAAGGCACAGATACTGTGTACACCGAGCTCCAGAACTCTCCTCAAG ATGTAACTGACCACTCTGGCTAT
- the pecam1b gene encoding platelet endothelial cell adhesion molecule isoform X10 yields MWAAQLPPLRMGLQPLLLLLLLATSLVSPTRVQDAEPRPVFLIDSVKLKVLPGHNVGSGTNVTLQCVPKITSGTGKAPSYQSIFYRDGDLVFTQNSTTASLLHIPGARVANSGSYSCVVSGYGMRKESKSETLSVTGLQTPVLILNKSFVTEGEEVTVSCSAPEELGKFFFYFYEESKEVTKVQASTNWAKAPLIFSSQGNKSLHCDYVVVLHPGSMRSNQSKTVNVFVQELSIRPSIEIQPSTNVIEGDILNITCKVIGSLYESVNVYVSKDNKLLQTGLGRSVFSKKMLSDDSGTYECKLQMGNLLKTVNSSVVVSELFSKPVLTMHPKEVFEKEPFSLACNSLNISTLRIQENNVKYSIFKNGKILTLGTFHGKYNRRADTSLNGNYTCYAVAHMIRKTSNTIVFKAKVLVSKPLMKVSGNVIVGKNLSIQCHCENGSLPISYTLLNKKVPVHPVMTVWQPNDTALFNVTIRRKEDIKNFTCEAENNGYSSKKESDVLNVTVIEPVSKPNLLIMPYLGDVTEGEDLYLQCTVKDGSPPITFEWYRDGLDQPLYSTKSKGRSESYRLGRATSNHSSSYHCKADNQAKEEMLSKAGTINVRLARWKKILIGVFCIVLLVSLIGFGCYRYRVKRGKRESATELSVQRRC; encoded by the exons ATGTGGGCCGCCCAGCTGCCCCCTCTCAGAATGGGCCTCCAgcctctgctcctgctcctgctcctggccACCT cTCTTGTTTCGCCAACCCGAGTGCAAGATGCTGAGCCTCGGCCTG TTTTCTTAATAGACAGTGTCAAGCTCAAGGTTTTGCCTGGACACAACGTGGGGAGTGGCACCAATGTGACACTACAGTGTGTCCCAAAAATCACCTCTGGCACAGGGAAAGCCCCGAGCTACCAGTCCATCTTCTACAGGGACGGTGATCTGGTATTCACCCAAAACTCCACCACAGCAAGCCTGCTGCATATACCAGGGGCCAGAGTGGCTAACTCTGGATCGTACTCATGCGTTGTGTCTGGGTATGGAATGCGCAAGGAAAGCAAGTCTGAAACGTTGAGTGTCACAG GCTTGCAGACCCCGGTTCTCATCCTCAACAAGAGCTTTGTAACTGAGGGGGAAGAGGTGACGGTCTCCTGCAGTGCCCCTGAGGAACTTGGCAAGTTCTTCTTCTACTTTTACGAAGAGTCGAAGGAAGTTACAAAAGTACAAGCCTCCACCAACTGGGCAAAGGCACCGCtcattttttcttcacaagGAAATAAGAGCTTGCACTGTGACTATGTTGTCGTCCTGCACCCAGGTTCTATGCGTTCAAACCAAAGCAAGacagtaaatgtttttgtgcagG AGCTATCCATCAGACCCTCAATTGAGATACAGCCTAGCACAAATGTCATTGAAGGAGACATTCTGAACATCACATGTAAGGTCATCGGCTCACTTTACGAATCCGTCAATGTGTATGTGTCCAAGGACAATAAGCTGTTGCAAACGGGATTAGGCAGAAGTGTCTTTTCAAAGAAAATGCTGTCTGACGACTCGGGGACGTATGAgtgtaaattacagatgggaaATTTGCTGAAAACAGTCAACAGTTCTGTCGTGGTTTCAG AACTGTTTTCAAAGCCAGTTTTGACAATGCACCCCAAGGAGGTGTTTGAAAAGGAGCCCTTCTCATTAGCCTGTAACAGTCTCAATATCTCCACTCTAAGGATCCAagaaaataatgtgaaatacAGCATTTTTAAGAATGGCAAGATTCTAACACTAGGAACTTTTCATGGAAAATACAATCGTCGAGCAGATACCTCCCTCAATGGAAATTACACCTGCTATGCAGTAGCCCATATGATACGAAAAACTAGCAACACTATAGTGTTCAAAGCAAAAG TCCTCGTCTCCAAGCCATTAATGAAGGTCTCTGGAAACGTTATTGTGGGGAAGAATCTCTCGATCCAATGCCACTGTGAGAATGGCAGCCTGCCCATCAGTTACACCCTATTGAACAAAAAAGTACCAGTGCACCCTGTCATGACAGTATGGCAGCCCAACGACACTGCTTTGTTCAATGTCACCATAAGGAGGAAGGAGGACATTAAGAATTTCACCTGTGAGGCCGAGAACAATGGCTACTCTTCGAAGAAGGAGAGTGATGTGCTCAACGTTACAGTCATAG AACCTGTGTCAAAACCAAACCTGCTCATTATGCCATACTTGGGGGATGTCACCGAGGGAGAGGATCTGTACCTTCAGTGCACTGTCAAAGACGGCTCTCCCCCAATCACCTTCGAGTGGTACCGCGATGGATTGGACCAGCCCCTGTACTCCACGAAGTCAAAGGGGAGGTCTGAATCGTATCGTTTGGGTCGAGCAACGAGTAATCACAGCAGCTCGTATCACTGCAAGGCTGACAACCAGGCCAAAGAAGAAATGCTGAGCAAGGCGGGCACCATCAACG TGAGACTGGCCAGGTGGAAGAAGATCCTGATTGGTGTCTTCTGCATTGTACTTCTGGTGTCCTTGATCGGCTTTGGGTGCTATCGATACAGGGtcaagagag GTAAAAGGGAGTCTGCCACAGAGCTGTCAGT ACAGCGGCGATGCTAG
- the pecam1b gene encoding platelet endothelial cell adhesion molecule isoform X7: MWAAQLPPLRMGLQPLLLLLLLATSLVSPTRVQDAEPRPVFLIDSVKLKVLPGHNVGSGTNVTLQCVPKITSGTGKAPSYQSIFYRDGDLVFTQNSTTASLLHIPGARVANSGSYSCVVSGYGMRKESKSETLSVTGLQTPVLILNKSFVTEGEEVTVSCSAPEELGKFFFYFYEESKEVTKVQASTNWAKAPLIFSSQGNKSLHCDYVVVLHPGSMRSNQSKTVNVFVQELSIRPSIEIQPSTNVIEGDILNITCKVIGSLYESVNVYVSKDNKLLQTGLGRSVFSKKMLSDDSGTYECKLQMGNLLKTVNSSVVVSELFSKPVLTMHPKEVFEKEPFSLACNSLNISTLRIQENNVKYSIFKNGKILTLGTFHGKYNRRADTSLNGNYTCYAVAHMIRKTSNTIVFKAKVLVSKPLMKVSGNVIVGKNLSIQCHCENGSLPISYTLLNKKVPVHPVMTVWQPNDTALFNVTIRRKEDIKNFTCEAENNGYSSKKESDVLNVTVIEPVSKPNLLIMPYLGDVTEGEDLYLQCTVKDGSPPITFEWYRDGLDQPLYSTKSKGRSESYRLGRATSNHSSSYHCKADNQAKEEMLSKAGTINVRLARWKKILIGVFCIVLLVSLIGFGCYRYRVKRGAAPHFDSTEGRAANGTRDSVASLPANNSNRSSYSSPATG; the protein is encoded by the exons ATGTGGGCCGCCCAGCTGCCCCCTCTCAGAATGGGCCTCCAgcctctgctcctgctcctgctcctggccACCT cTCTTGTTTCGCCAACCCGAGTGCAAGATGCTGAGCCTCGGCCTG TTTTCTTAATAGACAGTGTCAAGCTCAAGGTTTTGCCTGGACACAACGTGGGGAGTGGCACCAATGTGACACTACAGTGTGTCCCAAAAATCACCTCTGGCACAGGGAAAGCCCCGAGCTACCAGTCCATCTTCTACAGGGACGGTGATCTGGTATTCACCCAAAACTCCACCACAGCAAGCCTGCTGCATATACCAGGGGCCAGAGTGGCTAACTCTGGATCGTACTCATGCGTTGTGTCTGGGTATGGAATGCGCAAGGAAAGCAAGTCTGAAACGTTGAGTGTCACAG GCTTGCAGACCCCGGTTCTCATCCTCAACAAGAGCTTTGTAACTGAGGGGGAAGAGGTGACGGTCTCCTGCAGTGCCCCTGAGGAACTTGGCAAGTTCTTCTTCTACTTTTACGAAGAGTCGAAGGAAGTTACAAAAGTACAAGCCTCCACCAACTGGGCAAAGGCACCGCtcattttttcttcacaagGAAATAAGAGCTTGCACTGTGACTATGTTGTCGTCCTGCACCCAGGTTCTATGCGTTCAAACCAAAGCAAGacagtaaatgtttttgtgcagG AGCTATCCATCAGACCCTCAATTGAGATACAGCCTAGCACAAATGTCATTGAAGGAGACATTCTGAACATCACATGTAAGGTCATCGGCTCACTTTACGAATCCGTCAATGTGTATGTGTCCAAGGACAATAAGCTGTTGCAAACGGGATTAGGCAGAAGTGTCTTTTCAAAGAAAATGCTGTCTGACGACTCGGGGACGTATGAgtgtaaattacagatgggaaATTTGCTGAAAACAGTCAACAGTTCTGTCGTGGTTTCAG AACTGTTTTCAAAGCCAGTTTTGACAATGCACCCCAAGGAGGTGTTTGAAAAGGAGCCCTTCTCATTAGCCTGTAACAGTCTCAATATCTCCACTCTAAGGATCCAagaaaataatgtgaaatacAGCATTTTTAAGAATGGCAAGATTCTAACACTAGGAACTTTTCATGGAAAATACAATCGTCGAGCAGATACCTCCCTCAATGGAAATTACACCTGCTATGCAGTAGCCCATATGATACGAAAAACTAGCAACACTATAGTGTTCAAAGCAAAAG TCCTCGTCTCCAAGCCATTAATGAAGGTCTCTGGAAACGTTATTGTGGGGAAGAATCTCTCGATCCAATGCCACTGTGAGAATGGCAGCCTGCCCATCAGTTACACCCTATTGAACAAAAAAGTACCAGTGCACCCTGTCATGACAGTATGGCAGCCCAACGACACTGCTTTGTTCAATGTCACCATAAGGAGGAAGGAGGACATTAAGAATTTCACCTGTGAGGCCGAGAACAATGGCTACTCTTCGAAGAAGGAGAGTGATGTGCTCAACGTTACAGTCATAG AACCTGTGTCAAAACCAAACCTGCTCATTATGCCATACTTGGGGGATGTCACCGAGGGAGAGGATCTGTACCTTCAGTGCACTGTCAAAGACGGCTCTCCCCCAATCACCTTCGAGTGGTACCGCGATGGATTGGACCAGCCCCTGTACTCCACGAAGTCAAAGGGGAGGTCTGAATCGTATCGTTTGGGTCGAGCAACGAGTAATCACAGCAGCTCGTATCACTGCAAGGCTGACAACCAGGCCAAAGAAGAAATGCTGAGCAAGGCGGGCACCATCAACG TGAGACTGGCCAGGTGGAAGAAGATCCTGATTGGTGTCTTCTGCATTGTACTTCTGGTGTCCTTGATCGGCTTTGGGTGCTATCGATACAGGGtcaagagag GCGCAGCGCCCCACTTTGACAGCACGGAGGGGAGAGCGGCCAATGGGACACGAGATAGTGTGGCATCACTTCCtgccaacaacagcaacaggaGCAGCTACAGTAGCCCAGCCACAGGCTAG
- the pecam1b gene encoding platelet endothelial cell adhesion molecule isoform X9 — translation MWAAQLPPLRMGLQPLLLLLLLATSLVSPTRVQDAEPRPVFLIDSVKLKVLPGHNVGSGTNVTLQCVPKITSGTGKAPSYQSIFYRDGDLVFTQNSTTASLLHIPGARVANSGSYSCVVSGYGMRKESKSETLSVTGLQTPVLILNKSFVTEGEEVTVSCSAPEELGKFFFYFYEESKEVTKVQASTNWAKAPLIFSSQGNKSLHCDYVVVLHPGSMRSNQSKTVNVFVQELSIRPSIEIQPSTNVIEGDILNITCKVIGSLYESVNVYVSKDNKLLQTGLGRSVFSKKMLSDDSGTYECKLQMGNLLKTVNSSVVVSELFSKPVLTMHPKEVFEKEPFSLACNSLNISTLRIQENNVKYSIFKNGKILTLGTFHGKYNRRADTSLNGNYTCYAVAHMIRKTSNTIVFKAKVLVSKPLMKVSGNVIVGKNLSIQCHCENGSLPISYTLLNKKVPVHPVMTVWQPNDTALFNVTIRRKEDIKNFTCEAENNGYSSKKESDVLNVTVIEPVSKPNLLIMPYLGDVTEGEDLYLQCTVKDGSPPITFEWYRDGLDQPLYSTKSKGRSESYRLGRATSNHSSSYHCKADNQAKEEMLSKAGTINVRLARWKKILIGVFCIVLLVSLIGFGCYRYRVKRGKRESATELSVRSAPL, via the exons ATGTGGGCCGCCCAGCTGCCCCCTCTCAGAATGGGCCTCCAgcctctgctcctgctcctgctcctggccACCT cTCTTGTTTCGCCAACCCGAGTGCAAGATGCTGAGCCTCGGCCTG TTTTCTTAATAGACAGTGTCAAGCTCAAGGTTTTGCCTGGACACAACGTGGGGAGTGGCACCAATGTGACACTACAGTGTGTCCCAAAAATCACCTCTGGCACAGGGAAAGCCCCGAGCTACCAGTCCATCTTCTACAGGGACGGTGATCTGGTATTCACCCAAAACTCCACCACAGCAAGCCTGCTGCATATACCAGGGGCCAGAGTGGCTAACTCTGGATCGTACTCATGCGTTGTGTCTGGGTATGGAATGCGCAAGGAAAGCAAGTCTGAAACGTTGAGTGTCACAG GCTTGCAGACCCCGGTTCTCATCCTCAACAAGAGCTTTGTAACTGAGGGGGAAGAGGTGACGGTCTCCTGCAGTGCCCCTGAGGAACTTGGCAAGTTCTTCTTCTACTTTTACGAAGAGTCGAAGGAAGTTACAAAAGTACAAGCCTCCACCAACTGGGCAAAGGCACCGCtcattttttcttcacaagGAAATAAGAGCTTGCACTGTGACTATGTTGTCGTCCTGCACCCAGGTTCTATGCGTTCAAACCAAAGCAAGacagtaaatgtttttgtgcagG AGCTATCCATCAGACCCTCAATTGAGATACAGCCTAGCACAAATGTCATTGAAGGAGACATTCTGAACATCACATGTAAGGTCATCGGCTCACTTTACGAATCCGTCAATGTGTATGTGTCCAAGGACAATAAGCTGTTGCAAACGGGATTAGGCAGAAGTGTCTTTTCAAAGAAAATGCTGTCTGACGACTCGGGGACGTATGAgtgtaaattacagatgggaaATTTGCTGAAAACAGTCAACAGTTCTGTCGTGGTTTCAG AACTGTTTTCAAAGCCAGTTTTGACAATGCACCCCAAGGAGGTGTTTGAAAAGGAGCCCTTCTCATTAGCCTGTAACAGTCTCAATATCTCCACTCTAAGGATCCAagaaaataatgtgaaatacAGCATTTTTAAGAATGGCAAGATTCTAACACTAGGAACTTTTCATGGAAAATACAATCGTCGAGCAGATACCTCCCTCAATGGAAATTACACCTGCTATGCAGTAGCCCATATGATACGAAAAACTAGCAACACTATAGTGTTCAAAGCAAAAG TCCTCGTCTCCAAGCCATTAATGAAGGTCTCTGGAAACGTTATTGTGGGGAAGAATCTCTCGATCCAATGCCACTGTGAGAATGGCAGCCTGCCCATCAGTTACACCCTATTGAACAAAAAAGTACCAGTGCACCCTGTCATGACAGTATGGCAGCCCAACGACACTGCTTTGTTCAATGTCACCATAAGGAGGAAGGAGGACATTAAGAATTTCACCTGTGAGGCCGAGAACAATGGCTACTCTTCGAAGAAGGAGAGTGATGTGCTCAACGTTACAGTCATAG AACCTGTGTCAAAACCAAACCTGCTCATTATGCCATACTTGGGGGATGTCACCGAGGGAGAGGATCTGTACCTTCAGTGCACTGTCAAAGACGGCTCTCCCCCAATCACCTTCGAGTGGTACCGCGATGGATTGGACCAGCCCCTGTACTCCACGAAGTCAAAGGGGAGGTCTGAATCGTATCGTTTGGGTCGAGCAACGAGTAATCACAGCAGCTCGTATCACTGCAAGGCTGACAACCAGGCCAAAGAAGAAATGCTGAGCAAGGCGGGCACCATCAACG TGAGACTGGCCAGGTGGAAGAAGATCCTGATTGGTGTCTTCTGCATTGTACTTCTGGTGTCCTTGATCGGCTTTGGGTGCTATCGATACAGGGtcaagagag GTAAAAGGGAGTCTGCCACAGAGCTGTCAGT GCGCAGCGCCCCACTTTGA